The segment TCGCGTAACTCGTACAACTTGACGCCGATTTGGTACTCATACTGGCTCAATAAGCGCCCGTAGATGTAGCCCGCTTTGCCATCCAAAAAGCCTAGACGGATGATGTAGAACAAAATAAAGCGTAGCAGCGGCTTAAAGGGTAACTGTACCCAAATCTTTTTCAAGAAACGCTTGCGCTGGACTGAGTCGCCGAACAAGTTAGCGCCGATCGTGCCATCCTCACCATTACCCGTAAGCAAGTTGAGGTAAACGCGAGCTTCCCAGTTGGAGTAGCGGTTGTGGCGCTCTAACCAGTGGAATAAGTCGCGGAAGTCTTCGTGCAGCATGTCGTTTTTCAGGTAGCCGACCTTGCCTTCTAAAACCACATGCTCGTGAACTTCATTGTCCCCTGTGTTGCGGATTTCTTCGGTATTGAGGTTCTCGTAGCGGCCTTTTGCGTGTCGGAAGAGCCGCAGGTTCCAGTCGGGATATTTGCCACCATGACGAATCCACTTGCCCAGGAAAAACACCCGGCGATTCAGGTAGTAGCCGTTGCAGTCGGGTTGCTGAATGACAGCCGCAATTTCATCCCATAGCTCAGGTGTAATCCGCTCGTCACAATCGACGATTAGCACCCACTCGTTGCGGAAGGGTAGATTTTCTAAAGACCAGTTTTTCTTTTTGGGCCAGCGACCATTGAAGTGGAATTGCACCACATTCGCGCCCAGGCTTTCGGAAATTTCGATCGAGCGATCGCTACTTTGAGAATCGACCACAAACACTTCGTCGGCTCTAGCAACGCTAGCCAGACAAGCTGGAAGATTTTCCTCTTCGTTTTTAGCCGGAATTAGAACGGAGACTGGAAGCTTGGAGAGCTTGGAGGTCATGGTAACAATGCCCAGGGTGAACGTGACAAAAAACGAGAAAAAGTAAATGGGAGATTAAACGGGGTCTATCAGTGACAGGTCCGATGGCGCTTCTGATGCCACTGCCAAGCGTGAGACAGAATATCATGCAGGCTGGAATATTGGGGTTGCCAATTCAGCAGCGATCGCGCCTTGTCGCCACTGCCAATCAAACTGGGGGGATCACCCGGGCGGCGATCGTGCTCAACGGCGGCAATAGATTTCCCAGTTACCTGTTGAGCAACTTCAATCACCTGTCGCACCGAAAAGCCATTCCCGTTCCCCAAATTAAATACCTCACTGTTACCACCTTGCAGCAGATACTCTAACCCTAAAAGATGAGCTGTAGCCAGATCAGCGACGTGAATGTAGTCGCGAATGCAGGTGCCATCGGGCGTCGGATAATCAGTGCCAAAAATTGACACAGACTCTCGTTGGCCCAAGGCGGTCATGAGGACCAGGGGTAGTAGATGGGTTTCGGGGTTGTGATCTTCTCCCAGTAGGCCACCCGGATCGGCTCCTGCTGCGTTGAAGTAGCGGAAACACACAGACTTGAGACCATAGGCGACATCAAAGTCTGCTAATATCCGCTCCACCATCAGCTTACTCGCCCCATAGGGATTGATCGGCTGCTGCGGGTGATCCTCCGGAATCGGTACCGTTGTAGGAACGCCGTAGGTGGCACAAGTAGAGGAGAAAACAAACTGTTTAATCGAGGCGGCTAGCATCGCTTCTAGCAGCGTCAACGTCCCCATGACATTGTTTTGGTAATACTTGGCTGGGTCTGTGACCGATTCGCCCACATAGGCATAGGCGGCAAAGTGCATCACCGCTGCAATGTTGTGAGTAGCAAAGACTTGGTCTAGGAGGACGCGATCGCTGGTATCTCCCACCACAAGCTCAACTTTTAGCACCTGTTCTACCAAATCACGGTGCCCGTAGACCAAATTGTCTAAAACTACGACTTCGTAGCCCGCTTGCTGGAGCGCTAAAACTGCATGGGAGCCGATGTACCCTGCTCCACCTGTCACCAAAATCGTGGGTTTGGCTTCTGCCACGTGCAATCCCCCTTAATTTCCAGAACTTTGTTACGAGTCAGGTCGCTTAGTGCCTGAAGCACTGAGTTCAGGTTGCTTGCTGTCTGAGGTGGCTAGCATGCCTTGAATGACAGCCTGTAGATAACCAATTTGACAGTAAGCGTAGACAAAATTATCAAAGCGCTGGGCTGGGTCAGCAAAATATTTGAGGGATTTATACAACCCTCGCACTAGACGCTCTCCACCCCGGCGTAGCTGGCCTGCTCCGGTACGGCCTGACACTTTTTCGCGGTAATGCTCACTAATTCCCTGCCACCAGCCTCGATTCAGGAACCAAGCAGCTTTGGTGCGCTCCAAAGAGACATTGTGAGCCACTAGGGCATCGGGAATGTAAGCAACTTGCCAGTCTCGCTTTAAGGCTTGCTCAGTCAGGTAAAGTTCCTCATTGGAGAGGAGGTTTTTGCCTACTCGCCCTAAGTTGACATCAAACCCACCAATTTGATCTAAGAAAGTCCGACGTACCGAGTAATTGAGGCCACGCGGGGTGAGGTTGGGGTTTTGAATTTGGACGATCGCATCACCCAAGTCATAGTCGCCCAAATTTGCCGCCAATCCGGGAGACAACCAGCGCGGAGCCGTGACATTTGGAGGCCAAAGCAACGTCACCTTCCCGCCCGCGATCGCGAGTCTTTCATTGCTTTGGTAAGCTCGATAAAGCGCACTCAGCCATCCTGGGCTAGCTTCCGCATCATCATCTAGATAAGCAATAATGCTACTTCTAGCCACCTTCGCCCCAGTATTGCGGGCGACCGAAAGACCGGGAACTGGCTCGTAAATATATTGCAAGCGGGGATGAGACAAACGCGCTTCCACAATCTCGCGGGTGCGATCGGTAGAGGCGTTATCCACCACAATCACTTCAAAATGGGGGAAATCCTGCTCCAGCAGGCTATCAATTGCTGCACCTAAATATTGCTCCCGGTTATGGGTACAAATTACGGCAGAAATCTGCGGATCAGGCATATAGTCAAGCTCCTGCAAGTCAGCTCCCAACACTTACTGATACTGAGTGATGCACTTGATTCAGTGACAACTCAGCTACAAAGTGGCTGTCTCAGCTATTTCTATTTACCTCATAAACCCGCAGTTACTAAGTCAATTTTTGATGAAGATATTTAAACTAGCGCAAAGATCCGACGAGGCGTCTGGATCAAAACGGGTCTAAGAATAGAGCCAAAGCCTTACGCAGTCAATACTTAGTGCTCTTGTATATGACTGTGAAGCACGATCAGAGTTTTTGCGAGGCGACCTAGACGAGCTTCGAGTTGCCGCTTACGAGCTAAGAGTTGACGGAGGCGTTGATGACGAGCGATCGCTAAACCCACACTAGCAACCTGCTCTGGCGGACAAGGCTTGGACCAAACTTTGCCATCCCCGTCTAGACCACAGAGTTGATAACCGGGTTGAGGAGATTCACAAGTCACGTTAGTTTGCGGCATGTCGCAAAGTTCTGCCACGTAGCTCATCAGCGAGTCTACCTCTGCGGGTTGTACTCCTGCGGTTTCCTCAGAGCCTGCCTCTGGTTTGCGTGGGTG is part of the Trichocoleus sp. FACHB-46 genome and harbors:
- the galE gene encoding UDP-glucose 4-epimerase GalE: MAEAKPTILVTGGAGYIGSHAVLALQQAGYEVVVLDNLVYGHRDLVEQVLKVELVVGDTSDRVLLDQVFATHNIAAVMHFAAYAYVGESVTDPAKYYQNNVMGTLTLLEAMLAASIKQFVFSSTCATYGVPTTVPIPEDHPQQPINPYGASKLMVERILADFDVAYGLKSVCFRYFNAAGADPGGLLGEDHNPETHLLPLVLMTALGQRESVSIFGTDYPTPDGTCIRDYIHVADLATAHLLGLEYLLQGGNSEVFNLGNGNGFSVRQVIEVAQQVTGKSIAAVEHDRRPGDPPSLIGSGDKARSLLNWQPQYSSLHDILSHAWQWHQKRHRTCH
- a CDS encoding glycosyltransferase family 2 protein; this translates as MTSKLSKLPVSVLIPAKNEEENLPACLASVARADEVFVVDSQSSDRSIEISESLGANVVQFHFNGRWPKKKNWSLENLPFRNEWVLIVDCDERITPELWDEIAAVIQQPDCNGYYLNRRVFFLGKWIRHGGKYPDWNLRLFRHAKGRYENLNTEEIRNTGDNEVHEHVVLEGKVGYLKNDMLHEDFRDLFHWLERHNRYSNWEARVYLNLLTGNGEDGTIGANLFGDSVQRKRFLKKIWVQLPFKPLLRFILFYIIRLGFLDGKAGYIYGRLLSQYEYQIGVKLYELRDCGGKLNTSSTPKAVQPAPQPEAAPTQSPL
- a CDS encoding glycosyltransferase family 2 protein, which gives rise to MPDPQISAVICTHNREQYLGAAIDSLLEQDFPHFEVIVVDNASTDRTREIVEARLSHPRLQYIYEPVPGLSVARNTGAKVARSSIIAYLDDDAEASPGWLSALYRAYQSNERLAIAGGKVTLLWPPNVTAPRWLSPGLAANLGDYDLGDAIVQIQNPNLTPRGLNYSVRRTFLDQIGGFDVNLGRVGKNLLSNEELYLTEQALKRDWQVAYIPDALVAHNVSLERTKAAWFLNRGWWQGISEHYREKVSGRTGAGQLRRGGERLVRGLYKSLKYFADPAQRFDNFVYAYCQIGYLQAVIQGMLATSDSKQPELSASGTKRPDS